One Helicobacter cetorum MIT 00-7128 DNA window includes the following coding sequences:
- a CDS encoding type I restriction-modification system subunit M: protein MDILGDAYEYLINYYAQKAGQSGGEFFTPQSVSHLLYKITHAHLEKTPYFLDKNPISVYDPCCGSGSLLLQFARNNYSYQFYGQEKNPLNYDLARMNMFLHGVDFSNFNIRCEDTLLNPKHAKEGAIRHGFDIIVSNPPFSYGKDIKGGWYKKEKKLLELDERFRMVGALAPSSKADLAFILHMCDLLSHYGMCASVIANGALYRANSEAKIREYLIKRDFVDCVIALPNDLFFGTTIPASIIILRKNKFKECEKNNVLLIDASKLFERKDTKNQLNDTHIAKILEAYALRQAIENFCYLKTKEELQTNGYNLSVPSSIEEQEKINIKDLNLELEEIIKTQNLKRSFLDNLINELERGY, encoded by the coding sequence ATTGATATTCTAGGTGATGCCTATGAATACTTAATCAATTATTACGCACAAAAAGCAGGGCAGAGTGGGGGCGAGTTTTTTACCCCTCAAAGCGTGTCGCATTTACTTTATAAAATCACGCACGCTCATTTAGAAAAAACCCCTTATTTTTTAGATAAAAATCCTATCAGTGTTTATGACCCATGTTGTGGCTCTGGCTCATTGCTCTTGCAATTTGCTAGAAACAACTATTCTTATCAATTCTATGGACAAGAAAAGAACCCCTTAAATTACGATTTAGCCCGCATGAATATGTTCTTGCATGGCGTTGATTTTTCAAATTTTAATATAAGATGTGAAGACACCCTTTTAAACCCAAAGCATGCTAAAGAGGGCGCTATTAGGCATGGGTTTGATATTATCGTTTCTAATCCGCCCTTTAGCTATGGCAAGGATATTAAAGGTGGTTGGTATAAAAAAGAAAAGAAACTTTTAGAATTAGACGAGCGTTTTAGAATGGTTGGGGCATTAGCGCCAAGCTCTAAGGCGGATTTAGCCTTTATACTGCATATGTGCGATTTATTGTCGCATTATGGCATGTGTGCGAGTGTCATTGCTAATGGAGCGCTATATCGTGCCAATAGTGAGGCAAAAATCAGAGAATATTTGATTAAAAGAGACTTTGTAGATTGTGTGATTGCCTTGCCTAATGACTTGTTTTTTGGCACTACAATTCCAGCCTCTATTATCATTTTACGCAAAAATAAATTTAAAGAGTGCGAAAAAAACAATGTTTTGCTTATTGATGCGAGCAAGCTTTTTGAGAGAAAAGACACCAAAAACCAACTCAATGACACACATATTGCAAAGATTTTAGAGGCATATGCTTTGCGCCAAGCTATAGAGAACTTTTGCTATCTCAAAACCAAAGAAGAATTACAAACTAATGGTTATAACCTAAGTGTGCCTAGTAGCATAGAAGAGCAAGAAAAAATCAATATCAAAGATTTGAATTTAGAATTAGAAGAAATTATTAAAACCCAAAATTTAAAGCGCTCTTTTTTAGACAATCTCATTAACGAGCTTGAAAGGGGGTATTAA
- a CDS encoding type I restriction-modification system subunit M N-terminal domain-containing protein, protein MLEQRVQLHAKLWKILNATRASDYQKEHVLGLVLYRYLSQDFSVFFNTRINNESLKYENLSDEEFNTLVCKENIVEIIKEKGLFMYPSQLFCNVLKSFKKNQEPSLGLYLDNIFKQIENPLNTLELESDGFVERHFFGLFNNVSLNKIGITNDASNQQANLASQNESIEGLIKIIAEIDDFNEGGGG, encoded by the coding sequence ATGCTAGAACAACGAGTGCAATTACATGCTAAATTATGGAAAATTTTAAACGCCACACGAGCGAGCGATTATCAAAAAGAGCATGTTTTAGGGCTTGTTTTATATCGTTATCTTTCACAAGATTTTAGTGTGTTTTTTAACACACGCATAAATAATGAAAGCTTGAAATACGAAAATTTAAGCGATGAAGAATTTAATACGCTTGTTTGCAAGGAAAATATTGTAGAAATCATCAAAGAAAAAGGCTTGTTTATGTATCCAAGCCAGCTATTTTGCAATGTCTTAAAATCTTTTAAGAAAAATCAAGAGCCATCTTTAGGGCTGTATTTGGACAATATTTTCAAACAGATTGAAAACCCTCTAAACACGCTTGAATTAGAGAGTGATGGCTTTGTAGAAAGGCATTTTTTTGGCTTATTTAATAATGTATCCTTAAATAAGATTGGTATTACTAATGACGCTAGTAACCAACAAGCCAATCTAGCAAGCCAAAATGAGAGTATTGAAGGCCTCATTAAAATCATTGCAGAAATTGATGATTTTAATGAGGGGGGGGGGGGGTAA
- a CDS encoding amino acid ABC transporter permease: protein MTLDWDFIGRFVPAFIKGLELTLSISLFGILLALVVGFLSAVILYFKPRFLTPLTHAYVEVARNTPLLIQLFFLYYGLNEIGLRLSAFSCAVIALGFLGGGYMAQSFLLGFKSLNPIQTQSALSLGFSRLQLMRYIILPQSLSVSMPSLTANVIFLLKETSVVGAIALTDIMFVAKDLIGIYYKTTESLLMLTLSYLVILLPLSILASFLENHFKKKLV from the coding sequence ATGACATTAGATTGGGATTTTATAGGGCGTTTTGTCCCCGCTTTTATAAAGGGGCTAGAACTCACGCTTTCTATCTCGCTTTTTGGTATTTTATTAGCTCTTGTTGTAGGGTTTTTGAGTGCTGTTATCTTATATTTTAAGCCACGCTTTCTAACTCCTCTAACCCATGCATATGTAGAAGTGGCTAGAAACACCCCATTACTCATACAACTCTTCTTTTTATACTACGGTTTGAATGAAATAGGCTTGAGATTAAGCGCTTTTTCTTGTGCTGTTATCGCCTTAGGGTTTTTAGGTGGAGGGTATATGGCTCAAAGCTTTTTATTAGGCTTTAAGAGTTTAAACCCCATTCAAACACAAAGTGCTTTAAGTTTGGGCTTTAGTCGGTTGCAACTTATGCGCTACATTATCTTGCCTCAAAGCTTAAGTGTTTCTATGCCCTCCTTAACAGCAAATGTGATTTTCTTACTCAAAGAAACTTCTGTTGTAGGGGCAATCGCCTTAACAGATATTATGTTTGTGGCTAAGGATTTAATTGGCATTTATTATAAAACAACCGAAAGCCTTTTAATGCTGACCTTAAGCTACTTAGTTATCTTGCTCCCTTTAAGCATTCTTGCAAGCTTTTTGGAAAATCATTTTAAAAAGAAGTTAGTTTAA